The following proteins are co-located in the Parafannyhessea umbonata genome:
- the pstA gene encoding phosphate ABC transporter permease PstA produces MTSKGAAGEKSAAVAAAKGRAAAPSADYTATVRRARVQDKAATVILTAIVALIIAGLAAIICYILVSGAGKLVDPGFLTKKPEQFRAGGGIGPELFNSFYLLILTLLISLPISLGAAIFLTQYAPQGRATNVAKTAIETLSSLPSIVVGLFGMLTFVLTFHWGFSILSGALALTMFNIPILVRVIQQALEAVPRDQRDAALALGLTRWEATVHVLVPAAMPAIVTGVILSAGRVFGEAAALIYTAGQSAPALSWAAPITSLSNPLNVFRPAETLAVHIWKINSEGVVPDLTAVSAGTAAVLMVCILAFNIIARIAGRALERRLTAE; encoded by the coding sequence ATGACTAGCAAAGGCGCCGCGGGCGAGAAGAGCGCCGCCGTCGCGGCGGCCAAGGGCCGGGCGGCAGCCCCCTCTGCCGACTACACTGCCACCGTCAGGCGCGCCCGCGTCCAGGACAAGGCCGCAACCGTCATCCTCACGGCCATAGTCGCGCTCATCATCGCGGGCCTCGCCGCCATCATCTGCTACATCCTGGTGTCTGGCGCAGGCAAGCTCGTCGACCCCGGCTTCCTCACGAAGAAGCCGGAGCAGTTCAGAGCCGGCGGCGGCATCGGCCCCGAGCTCTTCAACTCCTTCTACCTGCTCATCCTCACGCTGCTCATCTCGCTTCCCATCTCGCTTGGCGCGGCGATCTTCCTCACGCAGTACGCGCCGCAGGGCCGCGCCACCAACGTCGCGAAGACCGCGATCGAGACCCTGTCGAGCCTGCCCTCCATCGTCGTCGGCCTCTTCGGCATGCTGACGTTCGTGCTCACGTTCCACTGGGGCTTCTCCATACTCTCCGGCGCCCTCGCGCTCACGATGTTCAATATCCCCATCCTCGTCCGCGTCATCCAGCAGGCGCTCGAGGCCGTCCCGCGCGACCAGCGCGACGCCGCGCTCGCGCTTGGGCTCACGCGCTGGGAGGCCACGGTTCACGTCCTGGTGCCGGCGGCCATGCCCGCAATCGTCACGGGCGTCATCCTGTCCGCCGGGCGCGTCTTCGGCGAGGCCGCGGCCCTCATCTACACGGCGGGACAGTCCGCCCCGGCACTCAGCTGGGCGGCCCCCATCACGAGCCTCTCCAACCCGCTGAACGTCTTCCGACCGGCAGAGACGCTTGCCGTCCACATCTGGAAAATCAACTCCGAGGGCGTCGTCCCCGATCTCACGGCCGTCTCGGCCGGCACCGCGGCAGTCC